A genomic window from Sorex araneus isolate mSorAra2 chromosome 2, mSorAra2.pri, whole genome shotgun sequence includes:
- the TM4SF1 gene encoding transmembrane 4 L6 family member 1 — translation MCYGKCARCIGHALVWLGVFCIVANILLYFPNGETKYASENHLSRFVWFFAGIVGGGLLMFLPASVFIGLEEEDCCGCCGHDNCGKSCAMLSSVLAALVGIAGSGYCVIVAALGLAEGPLCRDNQGQWNYTFAGTEGQYLLDTASWSQCVEPKHIVEWNVSLFSILLALGGIEFILCLIQVINGMLGGICGFCCSRQQQYDC, via the exons ATGTGCTACGGCAAGTGTGCGCGATGCATCGGCCACGCTCTGGTGTGGCTGGGCGTCTTCTGCATCGTGGCCAACATCCTGCTGTATTTCCCCAACGGGGAGACCAAGTACGCCTCCGAGAACCACCTCAGCCGCTTCGTGTGGTTCTTCGCCGGCATCGTGGGCGGGGGTCTGCTG ATGTTCCTGCCGGCCAGCGTTTTCAtcgggctggaggaggaggactgCTGCGGCTGCTGTGGGCATGACAACTGTGGCAAGAGCTGCGCG ATGCTCTCCTCCGTGCTGGCAGCGTTGGTGGGCATCGCGGGATCCGGTTACTGCGTCATCGTGGCCGCGCTGGGCTTGGCAGAGGGGCCGCTGTGCCGGGACAACCAGGGCCAGTGGAACTACACCTTCGCCGGCACCGAGGGGCA GTACCTCCTGGACACAGCCTCCTGGTCCCAGTGCGTCGAACCCAAACACATAGTGGAGTGGAACGTCTCGCTCTTctccatcctcctggccctgggtgGGATTGAATTCATCTTGTGTCTCATCCAAGTCATCAATGGCATGCTGGGTGGCATCTGTGGCTTCTGCTGCTCCCGCCAACAG CAATACGACTGCTGA